One window of Ziziphus jujuba cultivar Dongzao chromosome 5, ASM3175591v1 genomic DNA carries:
- the LOC107421895 gene encoding heparanase-like protein 3 isoform X1 produces the protein MRSLVIIFLFYLLIYWIIRRSTSDASQTINGTVFINGTVPIGRIDDDFVCATLDWWPPEKCDYGTCSWGRTSLLNIDLNNPILLNAIKAFSPLKIRLGGTLQDRVIYERNNQQPCNPFVKNESDFLGFSQGCLPMSRWDELNIFFKRTGAVVFFGLNALSGRTIDSQGSAIGAWDSSNAESLIQYTVNKGYTIHGWELGNELSGRGIGERVAAFQYASDINTLQHIVQKIYAGSEVKPLVLAPGGFFDANWFAEFIDKTTKSLQVVTHHIYNLGPGNDEHLIDKILDPSYLGGESSSFSSLQSILKKSGTSAVAWVGEAGGAYNSGHNLVTNAFVFSFWYLDQLGMAASYDTKTYCRQTLIGGNYGLLNSHNFLPNPDYYSALLWHRLMGNNVLSTSFSGTEKMRAYAHCSKKNTLGITLLLINLDDQTRVEVSVSTDNQNGTSSSQDRKEEYHLMAKDGDLQSPVLVLNGKTLIVDSSGAIPPLEPVYTNMSDSISVAPFSIVYVHIPNIDVSACTI, from the exons ATGCGTTCTTTGGTAATTATCTTTCTCTTCTACTTGTTGATCTACTGGATAATTCGCCGATCAACCTCCGACGCTTCACAGACCATCAATGGCACTGTTTTTATCAATGGAACAGTTCCAATAGGAAGAATTGACGATGATTTTGTGTGTGCTACTCTTGACTGGTGGCCACCGGAAAAGTGTGACTATGGAACTTGTAGCTGGGGCAGAACTTCTCTTCTTAATATT GACCTTAACAATCCTATACTTTTAAATGCAATCAAAG CATTTTCACCCCTGAAAATCAGACTAGGAGGCACCTTACAAGACAGAGTCATATACGAGAGAAATAATCAGCAACCATGTAATCCATTTGTCAAAAATGAATCAGATTTTTTGGGTTTCTCTCAAGGTTGCTTGCCAATGTCCCGGTGGGACGAACTAAacattttcttcaaaagaaCAGG GGCTGTTGTATTTTTCGGTTTAAATGCACTAAGCGGCAGGACGATAGATTCCCAAGGTTCTGCTATAGGAGCATGGGATTCCAGTAATGCAGAATCTTTGATACAATATACAGTCAACAAGGGATACACTATTCATGGTTGGGAGCTGG GAAATGAACTGAGTGGGAGAGGAATTGGAGAAAGAGTTGCAGCATTCCAATACGCATCTGACATTAACACACTCCAACACATTGTACAAAAGATTTATGCAGGTTCCGAAGTTAAGCCACTAGTCCTTGCCCCTGGAGGGTTCTTTGATGCTAACTGGTTTGCAGAGTTCATTGACAAAACAACTAAATCTCTTCAAGTAGTCACCCACCACATTTATAACCTTGGTCCAG GCAATGATGAACATCTTATTGACAAGATCCTAGATCCATCTTATCTTGGCGGAGAGTCCAGTAGCTTCAGCAGCTTGCAAAGTATTCTTAAAAAATCAGGGACTTCAGCAGTGGCATGGGTTGGTGAAGCAGGAGGAGCATACAACAGTGGCCACAATCTTGTCACTAATGCTTTCGTGTTTAGTTTTTG GTATCTAGACCAGCTTGGTATGGCAGCTTCTTATGATACCAAAACATATTGCAGACAAACATTGATTGGTGGAAATTATGGACTTCTCAATTCCCACAACTTTCTCCCAAATCCAGATTATTACAG TGCTCTTCTTTGGCATCGTTTAATGGGAAACAATGTCCTCTCAACAAGCTTTTCTGGGACAGAGAAAATGCGTGCTTACGCTCATTGTTCTAAGAAAAATACT CTCGGAATCACATTGCTTCTCATTAACCTGGATGATCAAACTAGAGTTGAGGTCAGTGTTTCAACTGACAATCAAAATGGTACAAGCTCAAGCCAAGATCGTAAGGAAGAATACCACCTAATGGCTAAAGATGGGGATTTGCAGAGCCCAGTTTTGGTTCTAAATGGGAAAACACTAATAGTGGATTCATCTGGAGCTATCCCACCTTTGGAACCAGTATATACAAATATGTCAGATTCAATATCTGTTGCTCCTTTCTCTATTGTTTACGTTCACATCCCGAACATCGATGTGTCTGCCTGTACAATTTAG
- the LOC107421895 gene encoding heparanase-like protein 3 isoform X2 translates to MRSLVIIFLFYLLIYWIIRRSTSDASQTINGTVFINGTVPIGRIDDDFVCATLDWWPPEKCDYGTCSWGRTSLLNIDLNNPILLNAIKAFSPLKIRLGGTLQDRVIYERNNQQPCNPFVKNESDFLGFSQGCLPMSRWDELNIFFKRTGAVVFFGLNALSGRTIDSQGSAIGAWDSSNAESLIQYTVNKGYTIHGWELGNELSGRGIGERVAAFQYASDINTLQHIVQKIYAGSEVKPLVLAPGGFFDANWFAEFIDKTTKSLQVVTHHIYNLGPDPSYLGGESSSFSSLQSILKKSGTSAVAWVGEAGGAYNSGHNLVTNAFVFSFWYLDQLGMAASYDTKTYCRQTLIGGNYGLLNSHNFLPNPDYYSALLWHRLMGNNVLSTSFSGTEKMRAYAHCSKKNTLGITLLLINLDDQTRVEVSVSTDNQNGTSSSQDRKEEYHLMAKDGDLQSPVLVLNGKTLIVDSSGAIPPLEPVYTNMSDSISVAPFSIVYVHIPNIDVSACTI, encoded by the exons ATGCGTTCTTTGGTAATTATCTTTCTCTTCTACTTGTTGATCTACTGGATAATTCGCCGATCAACCTCCGACGCTTCACAGACCATCAATGGCACTGTTTTTATCAATGGAACAGTTCCAATAGGAAGAATTGACGATGATTTTGTGTGTGCTACTCTTGACTGGTGGCCACCGGAAAAGTGTGACTATGGAACTTGTAGCTGGGGCAGAACTTCTCTTCTTAATATT GACCTTAACAATCCTATACTTTTAAATGCAATCAAAG CATTTTCACCCCTGAAAATCAGACTAGGAGGCACCTTACAAGACAGAGTCATATACGAGAGAAATAATCAGCAACCATGTAATCCATTTGTCAAAAATGAATCAGATTTTTTGGGTTTCTCTCAAGGTTGCTTGCCAATGTCCCGGTGGGACGAACTAAacattttcttcaaaagaaCAGG GGCTGTTGTATTTTTCGGTTTAAATGCACTAAGCGGCAGGACGATAGATTCCCAAGGTTCTGCTATAGGAGCATGGGATTCCAGTAATGCAGAATCTTTGATACAATATACAGTCAACAAGGGATACACTATTCATGGTTGGGAGCTGG GAAATGAACTGAGTGGGAGAGGAATTGGAGAAAGAGTTGCAGCATTCCAATACGCATCTGACATTAACACACTCCAACACATTGTACAAAAGATTTATGCAGGTTCCGAAGTTAAGCCACTAGTCCTTGCCCCTGGAGGGTTCTTTGATGCTAACTGGTTTGCAGAGTTCATTGACAAAACAACTAAATCTCTTCAAGTAGTCACCCACCACATTTATAACCTTGGTCCAG ATCCATCTTATCTTGGCGGAGAGTCCAGTAGCTTCAGCAGCTTGCAAAGTATTCTTAAAAAATCAGGGACTTCAGCAGTGGCATGGGTTGGTGAAGCAGGAGGAGCATACAACAGTGGCCACAATCTTGTCACTAATGCTTTCGTGTTTAGTTTTTG GTATCTAGACCAGCTTGGTATGGCAGCTTCTTATGATACCAAAACATATTGCAGACAAACATTGATTGGTGGAAATTATGGACTTCTCAATTCCCACAACTTTCTCCCAAATCCAGATTATTACAG TGCTCTTCTTTGGCATCGTTTAATGGGAAACAATGTCCTCTCAACAAGCTTTTCTGGGACAGAGAAAATGCGTGCTTACGCTCATTGTTCTAAGAAAAATACT CTCGGAATCACATTGCTTCTCATTAACCTGGATGATCAAACTAGAGTTGAGGTCAGTGTTTCAACTGACAATCAAAATGGTACAAGCTCAAGCCAAGATCGTAAGGAAGAATACCACCTAATGGCTAAAGATGGGGATTTGCAGAGCCCAGTTTTGGTTCTAAATGGGAAAACACTAATAGTGGATTCATCTGGAGCTATCCCACCTTTGGAACCAGTATATACAAATATGTCAGATTCAATATCTGTTGCTCCTTTCTCTATTGTTTACGTTCACATCCCGAACATCGATGTGTCTGCCTGTACAATTTAG
- the LOC107421164 gene encoding phosphopantothenoylcysteine decarboxylase subunit VHS3, with translation MELENLCSHVVVSDGLLSAAVDAMVVETVTAAAKSVTLALLMVLNVLGVLLKETDTFRGFPISELYAVKKPGSENKDASDTDEDDDEGDEEGVNNDQDDGGGEDDDDAGEEGEEEGDPEDEPEANGGGGSDDDDEDDDDDDDDDDDDDDDGEEDEEEEEEEEEEEEVPQPPAKKRK, from the exons ATGGAGTTAGAGAATCTCTGCTCCCACGTCGTCGTTTCGGATGGCCTTCTCTCTGCTGCGGTGGATGCTATGGTAGTGGAGACGGTCACTGCTGCTGCCAAGTCTGTTACTTTGGCCCTCTTGATG GTGCTTAACGTCCTTGGTGTGCTTCTCAAGGAGACAGACACATTCAGAGG gttTCCCATCTCTGAGCTTTATGCAGTGAAAAAACCTGGTTCTGAGAACAAAGATGCCAGTGATACTGATGAGGACGATGATGAGGGTGATGAAGAAGGTGTGAATAATGATCAGGATGATGGTGGAggtgaggatgatgatgatgctggGGAAGAaggtgaagaagaaggagatCCAGAGGATGAGCCTGAGGCAAATGGTGGTGGTGGAAGTGATGACGATGATGaggatgacgatgatgatgacgatgatgatgatgatgatgacgacgatGGGGAAGAagatgaggaagaagaggaagaggaagaagaggaggaagaggTACCTCAGCCACCCGCAAAGAAGAGAAAATAA